A part of Arthrobacter dokdonellae genomic DNA contains:
- a CDS encoding class II 3-deoxy-7-phosphoheptulonate synthase, protein MPAPAAGVSIPGAAVYPGLDDWRELPIAQQPSWADPDVFSASVKELSSLPPLVFAGEVDVLRSRLAQAAQGKAFLLQGGDCAETFEAATADRISARVKTILQMAVVLTYGAQLPVIKMGRMAGQFAKPRSSNDETRDGVTLPAYRGDIVNGFEFTPESRRHDASRMLRAYHTSASTLNLIRAFTQGGFADLRLVHEWNRGFTSNPAHSRYEKLAKDIDRAIKFMASCGADFEALKTVEFFASHEALLLDYERALTRIDSRTGTPYDTSAHFLWIGERTRALDQAHVDFLSRVRNPIGVKLGPSTSPDDALRLIEKLDPNREPGRLTFITRMGAANIREKLPRLVEKVTASGAQVLWVTDPMHGNTVTSPNGYKTRNFDDVIDEVRGFFEVHQALGTFPGGLHVEMTGDDVAECLGGADPIDQEAFLTGYESVCDPRLNHKQSLEMAFLVAGALGQSK, encoded by the coding sequence ATGCCCGCACCTGCCGCCGGCGTATCCATCCCCGGCGCAGCCGTGTACCCCGGCCTTGACGATTGGCGCGAACTCCCCATCGCGCAGCAGCCCTCCTGGGCCGACCCCGATGTCTTCTCCGCCAGCGTGAAGGAGCTTTCCTCACTGCCGCCACTGGTCTTCGCCGGCGAGGTGGACGTGCTGCGCTCCCGCCTGGCCCAGGCCGCACAGGGCAAGGCGTTCCTGCTCCAGGGCGGCGACTGCGCCGAGACGTTCGAGGCCGCCACGGCAGACAGGATCAGCGCACGTGTCAAGACCATCCTGCAGATGGCCGTGGTGCTCACCTACGGGGCGCAGCTGCCGGTCATCAAGATGGGCCGCATGGCGGGGCAGTTCGCCAAGCCGCGTTCCTCCAACGACGAAACACGCGACGGCGTCACGCTCCCGGCGTACCGCGGCGACATTGTCAATGGCTTTGAATTCACGCCCGAATCGCGCAGGCACGACGCCTCGCGCATGCTCAGGGCCTACCACACCTCCGCCTCCACGCTGAACTTGATCCGCGCCTTTACGCAGGGCGGCTTCGCCGATCTCCGCCTGGTCCACGAATGGAACCGCGGCTTCACCTCGAACCCGGCGCACAGCCGCTACGAGAAGCTCGCCAAGGACATCGACCGTGCCATCAAGTTCATGGCCTCCTGCGGGGCCGACTTCGAAGCGCTGAAGACGGTAGAGTTCTTCGCCAGCCACGAGGCCCTGCTCCTGGACTACGAGCGCGCGCTCACCCGCATCGACTCACGGACCGGGACGCCCTACGACACGTCCGCCCACTTCCTGTGGATCGGCGAACGCACCCGCGCCTTGGACCAGGCGCACGTGGACTTCCTCTCCCGCGTCCGCAACCCCATCGGTGTGAAGCTGGGCCCGTCCACCTCCCCGGACGACGCCCTGCGCCTGATTGAGAAACTCGACCCGAACCGCGAACCCGGCCGCCTGACGTTCATCACGCGCATGGGCGCGGCCAACATCCGCGAGAAGCTGCCCCGCCTGGTCGAGAAGGTCACCGCCTCCGGCGCACAGGTGCTGTGGGTGACCGATCCCATGCACGGCAACACCGTCACCTCTCCCAACGGCTACAAGACACGCAACTTTGACGACGTCATCGACGAGGTGCGCGGCTTCTTCGAAGTCCACCAGGCCTTGGGCACCTTCCCCGGCGGACTGCACGTGGAGATGACCGGCGACGACGTCGCCGAGTGCCTTGGTGGCGCGGATCCGATCGACCAGGAAGCGTTCCTGACAGGCTACGAATCCGTCTGCGACCCCCGCCTGAACCACAAGCAGTCCCTCGAAATGGCGTTCCTCGTCGCGGGGGCGCTCGGGCAAAGCAAGTAG